The following are encoded in a window of Amycolatopsis lexingtonensis genomic DNA:
- a CDS encoding ABC transporter ATP-binding protein, giving the protein MSRLVGGRARPGTLPPRPGGAEPVLRATGLTRFFGRGEGLVRAVDGVDLTVPAGQTLAVTGPSGCGKSTLLHLLGGLDRPTSGQIFLGGRRVDHLGERALAGLRRRAIGFVFQDFHLMDELSAAENVELPALLAGASPRTARDRAAGLLDRVGLAGRARHLPAELSGGQRQRVAIARALVNEPLAVLADEPTGNLDSTATRDILRLFGELRAAGQTLVVVTHDERVAATADRVVSLRDGMLVDDTRLGVTTPLGSLLSWEG; this is encoded by the coding sequence ATGAGCAGGCTCGTCGGAGGCCGCGCGCGCCCCGGAACACTCCCACCGCGGCCGGGCGGCGCGGAACCCGTGCTGCGGGCGACCGGCCTCACGCGGTTCTTCGGGCGCGGCGAAGGCCTCGTGCGGGCCGTCGACGGCGTCGACCTCACCGTGCCCGCCGGGCAGACGCTCGCCGTGACCGGCCCCAGCGGCTGCGGGAAATCGACGCTGCTCCACCTGCTCGGCGGGCTCGACCGGCCCACCAGCGGTCAAATCTTCCTTGGCGGGCGGCGCGTCGACCACCTCGGCGAGCGGGCGCTGGCCGGGCTGCGGCGGCGCGCCATCGGCTTCGTGTTCCAGGACTTCCACCTGATGGACGAGTTGTCCGCGGCCGAGAACGTCGAGCTGCCGGCGCTGCTCGCCGGCGCCTCGCCGCGCACCGCGCGCGACCGGGCCGCCGGACTCCTCGACCGCGTCGGGCTCGCCGGCCGGGCGCGGCACCTGCCCGCAGAGCTGTCCGGCGGGCAGCGGCAACGGGTCGCCATCGCGCGGGCCCTGGTCAACGAGCCACTGGCCGTCCTCGCCGACGAGCCGACCGGGAACCTGGACAGCACCGCGACCCGCGACATCCTGCGCCTCTTCGGCGAACTGCGCGCCGCGGGTCAGACGCTGGTCGTGGTCACCCACGACGAGCGCGTCGCCGCCACCGCGGACCGCGTCGTCTCCCTGCGGGACGGCATGCTCGTCGACGACACCCGGCTCGGCGTCACCACTCCGCTCGGCTCGCTGCTGAGCTGGGAAGGCTGA
- a CDS encoding PadR family transcriptional regulator, whose amino-acid sequence MQDVVLALLAKEPSHGYDLRRRLVTALGPLGETLNVGQIYVTLARLEKLGLVVQEREDTPVRGPRRKVYALTAAGQERVVAWMAESAGPKADVPEFHLKLVAAAESGLADPLALVDAHRRELLRNLADVQRAVLDRDTNAEAGLLLEGIALRRQADLRWLEACERTWAARGKGGGNA is encoded by the coding sequence ATGCAGGACGTCGTGCTGGCGCTGCTGGCCAAGGAACCGTCGCACGGTTACGACCTGCGGCGGCGCCTGGTCACGGCACTCGGGCCGCTGGGTGAAACGCTGAACGTGGGGCAGATCTACGTCACGCTCGCCCGGCTCGAGAAGCTCGGCCTGGTCGTCCAGGAGCGCGAAGACACGCCGGTCCGCGGCCCGCGGCGCAAGGTGTACGCGCTGACCGCGGCCGGACAGGAGCGCGTGGTCGCGTGGATGGCCGAGAGTGCCGGGCCCAAGGCGGACGTGCCGGAGTTCCACCTGAAGCTGGTCGCCGCGGCCGAATCCGGCTTGGCCGATCCGCTCGCCTTGGTCGACGCGCACCGGCGGGAGCTGCTCCGGAACCTCGCCGACGTCCAGCGTGCCGTCCTCGACCGGGACACGAACGCGGAGGCCGGGCTGCTCCTGGAGGGCATCGCCCTGCGCCGGCAGGCGGACCTGCGCTGGCTGGAGGCGTGCGAGCGGACCTGGGCCGCTCGCGGGAAAGGCGGAGGAAACGCATGA
- a CDS encoding FAD-dependent monooxygenase encodes MTEQTVLISGAGVAGPTLAYWLARAGFRPTVVERAAGLRSSGSPVDVRGPASRVAERMGITAKLREASTDATELKFVDDAGRRTGRVALGGDGGIELPRTDLAAILHEAARADAEFVFHDSITGLHQDGGGVEVTFERGAARRFDLVIGADGLHSNVRRLVFGPEQAFVEHMGVYIATLPLAGAPADATSIVMYNSPGRALAVHPSRGRGIAAFMFRGGAVPGFDHRDSALHKRMLADAYEGAGWRVPELLERVREADDLYLDSVSRVRLDGWSSGRIVLAGDAASCVSLFGDGSTLAMAGAYTLAEELGRTPADAASAFRRYESTHRKLVEPKQRNVSTAAALLVPATRGGLAVRNFGTRLLPLVTAARRLVPARAA; translated from the coding sequence ATGACCGAGCAGACCGTACTGATCTCCGGCGCGGGCGTCGCCGGGCCGACGCTGGCGTACTGGCTGGCCCGTGCCGGCTTCCGGCCGACCGTGGTCGAGCGCGCCGCCGGGCTGCGTTCGAGCGGCAGCCCGGTCGACGTGCGCGGGCCGGCGTCGCGCGTCGCCGAGCGGATGGGCATCACCGCGAAGCTGCGCGAGGCGAGCACCGACGCGACGGAGCTGAAGTTCGTCGACGACGCGGGACGGCGCACCGGCCGCGTCGCGCTGGGCGGCGACGGCGGCATCGAGCTGCCCCGCACCGACCTCGCGGCGATCCTGCACGAAGCCGCCCGCGCGGACGCCGAGTTCGTCTTCCACGACTCGATCACCGGGCTGCACCAGGACGGCGGCGGCGTCGAAGTCACGTTCGAGCGCGGTGCCGCGCGGCGCTTCGACCTGGTGATCGGCGCGGACGGCCTGCACTCGAACGTGCGGCGGCTGGTGTTCGGGCCGGAGCAAGCGTTCGTGGAGCACATGGGCGTCTACATCGCGACGCTCCCGCTAGCCGGAGCGCCGGCCGACGCCACGTCGATCGTCATGTACAACTCGCCGGGCCGGGCGCTGGCGGTCCACCCGTCACGCGGCCGCGGCATCGCGGCGTTCATGTTCCGCGGGGGCGCCGTGCCGGGGTTCGACCACCGCGACTCCGCGCTGCACAAGCGCATGCTCGCCGACGCGTACGAGGGTGCCGGCTGGCGTGTGCCGGAGCTGCTCGAGCGCGTGCGCGAGGCGGACGACCTGTACCTGGACTCGGTGAGCCGGGTGCGCCTGGACGGCTGGTCGTCGGGCCGGATCGTGCTCGCCGGCGACGCGGCGTCGTGCGTGTCGTTGTTCGGCGACGGTTCGACGCTGGCGATGGCGGGCGCGTACACCCTGGCCGAGGAGCTGGGCCGGACCCCGGCCGACGCGGCGTCGGCGTTCCGGCGGTACGAAAGCACGCACCGGAAGCTGGTCGAACCCAAGCAGCGCAATGTCTCCACGGCCGCGGCCCTGCTGGTCCCGGCGACGCGCGGCGGCCTCGCGGTCCGCAACTTCGGCACCCGACTGCTGCCCCTGGTCACGGCCGCGCGACGGCTGGTGCCGGCCCGCGCCGCTTGA
- a CDS encoding TetR family transcriptional regulator: protein MTDDTRARILRAALEEFSERGFHVTSVRELAERVGVTKTAVLYHFPGKADIVTALAEPLLDDLEAAMAKAADAPDPRAAAIEGLLGVWLGHRYLLRMNLRDLGLTASTAVFERFRDGMLTANLLVAGPDADLAGRVRAAQAIAMLSDPVVLFADAPVDELRAAVLDGVDRLYAVAEPEDRPRARRGRPPVMSPETIEAARRLYDAGHAPSDIATALGVSRATIYRHLPGVE from the coding sequence ATGACCGACGACACCCGCGCCCGGATCCTGCGCGCCGCGCTCGAGGAGTTCTCCGAGCGCGGCTTCCACGTGACGTCGGTGCGGGAGCTGGCCGAACGCGTCGGCGTCACGAAAACCGCGGTGCTGTACCACTTCCCGGGCAAGGCCGACATCGTGACGGCGCTCGCCGAGCCGCTCCTGGACGACCTCGAAGCGGCGATGGCGAAGGCGGCGGACGCCCCCGACCCGCGCGCGGCGGCGATCGAAGGCCTCCTCGGCGTCTGGCTCGGGCACCGCTACCTGCTGCGGATGAACCTGCGGGACCTCGGGCTGACCGCGTCGACGGCGGTGTTCGAGCGCTTCCGCGACGGCATGCTCACGGCGAACCTCCTGGTGGCGGGCCCGGACGCGGACCTGGCCGGCCGCGTCCGCGCGGCACAGGCGATCGCGATGCTCAGCGACCCGGTGGTGCTGTTCGCCGACGCCCCGGTGGACGAGCTGCGCGCCGCGGTCCTCGACGGCGTCGACCGGCTGTACGCGGTGGCCGAGCCCGAAGACCGGCCCCGCGCCCGCCGCGGCCGACCGCCGGTGATGAGCCCGGAGACGATCGAAGCGGCCCGGCGACTCTACGACGCGGGCCACGCGCCGTCCGACATCGCGACGGCGCTGGGCGTCTCCCGCGCCACGATCTACCGGCACCTGCCCGGCGTCGAATAA